A stretch of Mustela nigripes isolate SB6536 chromosome 6, MUSNIG.SB6536, whole genome shotgun sequence DNA encodes these proteins:
- the NOL12 gene encoding nucleolar protein 12 isoform X6, which translates to MPASHVPRVPSVCGCQISGRPSCTPKPQRPVHQMFPAQSATLPCGSQRKASCWGPRTFGNALLLCASVAPCVKRGSVTYHIGCCEEYLREYLTGFHKRKVERKKAAIEEIKHRLKEEQKKLREERHQEYLKMLAEREEALGRTLELVTSWTVSHRGEGPLHSRAGQGVRVRLRAL; encoded by the exons ATGCCCGCATCACACGTGCCCCGAGTTCCTTCGGTGTGTGGGTGCCAGATCTCAGGACGCCCGAGCTGCACCCCTAAGCCTCAGCGTCCGGTCCATCAGATGTTTCCCGCTCAGAGCGCCACTTTGCCATGTGGTAGTCAGCGAAAAGCCTCGTGTTGGGGCCCCAGAACCTTTGGAAATG CcttgcttctctgtgcctcagtggcCCCATGCGTGAAACGGGGATCGGTTACCTACCACATAGGTTGTTGTGAGGAATACTTGAG GGAGTACCTGACTGGCTTCCATAAGAGGAAGGTAGAGCGGAAGAAGGCAGCCATTGAGGAGATCAAGCACCGGCtcaaggaggagcagaagaagctCCGGGAGGAG CGGCATCAGGAATACTTGAAGatgctggcagagagagaggaggccctGG GCCGGACTCTGGAGCTGGTGACTTCCTGGACAGTCTCCCATAGAGGAGAGGGGCCACTGCACTCtagggctgggcagggggtgaGAGTCCGGTTACGTGCGCTCTGA
- the NOL12 gene encoding nucleolar protein 12 isoform X4, with translation MPASHVPRVPSVCGCQISGRPSCTPKPQRPVHQMFPAQSATLPCGSQRKASCWGPRTFGNALLLCASVAPCVKRGSVTYHIGCCEEYLREYLTGFHKRKVERKKAAIEEIKHRLKEEQKKLREERHQEYLKMLAEREEALEEADELDRLVTAKTESVQYDHPNHTVTVTTISDLDLSGARLLGLPPLEQGTGHRPEEEVSSTEKPTRALPRKSRDPLLSQRPV, from the exons ATGCCCGCATCACACGTGCCCCGAGTTCCTTCGGTGTGTGGGTGCCAGATCTCAGGACGCCCGAGCTGCACCCCTAAGCCTCAGCGTCCGGTCCATCAGATGTTTCCCGCTCAGAGCGCCACTTTGCCATGTGGTAGTCAGCGAAAAGCCTCGTGTTGGGGCCCCAGAACCTTTGGAAATG CcttgcttctctgtgcctcagtggcCCCATGCGTGAAACGGGGATCGGTTACCTACCACATAGGTTGTTGTGAGGAATACTTGAG GGAGTACCTGACTGGCTTCCATAAGAGGAAGGTAGAGCGGAAGAAGGCAGCCATTGAGGAGATCAAGCACCGGCtcaaggaggagcagaagaagctCCGGGAGGAG CGGCATCAGGAATACTTGAAGatgctggcagagagagaggaggccctGG AGGAGGCAGATGAACTGGACAGGCTGGTGACGGCAAAGACAGAGTCGGTGCAGTATGACCACCCCAACCACACAGTCACCGTGACCACCATCAGCGACCTAGACCTCTCGGGGGCCCGCCTGCTGGGACTGCCTCCACTGGAG CAAGGGACTGGCCACAGGCCCGAGGAAGAGGTGTCCTCCACGGAAAAGCCGACCAGAGCCTTACCCCGGAAATCCAGAGATCCCCTCCTGTCCCAGCG GCCTGTATGA